From a region of the Rhipicephalus microplus isolate Deutch F79 chromosome X, USDA_Rmic, whole genome shotgun sequence genome:
- the LOC119160837 gene encoding uncharacterized protein LOC119160837, protein MDEHAELTPAVRRLLLGVFRNSGNDLNGATQCDATDALSHTQGAFLGNDSAASTGASPSRACQPGTPARAAGCEWTSGETKLLLDLYASYFPQVGPLKKFRNKKAMFEKIATDINNKLGVMRTGEQCCSRYKTVLKRKNVAAGKNNTSGCSPQEVPYEAELEKIKWLDDSLEPEVVRDASGVVSKKTCPQSSTESVPLAGSSSSTSHSPSSSVGQDDTPDSKRKRPNSARELHLQTFFEKMKELDERRAERKAERDSKREERRLAKTQRREEMHKEKMNLLREIFNLKKNE, encoded by the exons ATGGACGAGCACGCGGAATTGACACCGGCTGTGCGTCGGCTGTTGCTGGGCGTTTTCAGAAACAGCGGCAACGATCTGAACG GTGCTACACAGTGTGACGCCACCGACGCTTTGTCACATACACAGGGCGCATTTTTAGGAAATG ATTCTGCAGCGTCTACTGGTGCGTCACCAAGTCGGGCTTGTCAGCCAGGGACTCCTGCACGTG CTGCAGGGTGTGAGTGGACGAGTGGCGAGACGAAGCTGCTGCTGGACCTCTACGCCTCATATTTCCCTCAAGTTGGCCCTCTGAAAAAATTTCGCAACAAAAAGGCCATGtttgaaaaaattgcaacagacATTAATAATAAACTGGGTGTAATGAGAACTGGTGAGCAGTGCTGCTCTCGGTACAAAACCgtactgaaaagaaaaaatgtggcagcTGGGAAAAATAATACGTCTGGCTGTTCCCCACAAGAAGTCCCCTACGAGGCCGAGCTTGAAAAAATCAAGTGGCTGGACGACAGCTTGGAACCAGAAGTGGTACGCGACGCAAGTGGAGTGGTATCAAAAAAGACATGTCCACAGTCATCCACCGAGTCTGTTCCACTTGCTGGTTCAAGCTCGTCAACGTCACACTCTCCATCCAGCTCCGTTGGGCAGGACGACACTCCTGATTCAAAAAGAAAACGCCCGAATTCAGCACGCGAGCTCCACCTGCAAACCTTCTTTGAAAAAATGAAGGAGTTAGATGAACGGCGAGCAGAGCGAAAGGCTGAAAGAGACAGCAAGAGGGAAGAGCGACGACTTGCTAAAACACAGCGACGAGAAGAAATGCACAAAGAAAAGATGAATCTTCTCCGTGAAATTTTCAACTTgaagaaaaatgaataa